The DNA window TCCCGCGCCGCGCGTACACGTCCCCCTGGCGGCGCCCGAGCGTCACGGTCTCGTCGCGGGTCAGCCGGAGGATTGGGGAATCACTGCTGGGAAGCAGCACCGAGAGCGAACTGCGCCTCGGGGTCAGGCGAACAGACTCGACCTCCGTCCCGTGATGCAGGCGCACCTGTACCCAGTCTGTGCTGTCGGGCGAAGACTGGGCGGCGGCCGGAGACGAGGCCCCAACTGCAATCAGCCCCAGCATTGAGGCGGCAAGTGCCCAGAGCAGGCCCCGAGTGCCCGAGCGGAGGATCGGGTGAAATTTACACCAACGCATTTACAGTGTGGGGCCTTCAGTTGATGTTCTAACGCACGGTGCCGAGTCGACGAATACCGGTCTTCCTACGGTGCAAAATGGGGGCTTCGTTCCCGGTCGTCATCGGCCCGTTTTGTCCACCTCTTTCGCTTTCGGTCGTCGCTTCAGCCTATGATTATCGACACACACGCGCACCTGTACCTCGATCAGTTCGATGAAGACCGAGACGCAGTTCTGCGTCGGGCCTGGGGCGCCGAGGTCGACGTCGTCGTGATGCCCGCCATCGACGTTCCCTCCATCCAGCAGGCGGTAGATCTGTGTGAGGAGTACGACGGGCTCTACGCCATGGCGGCCCTGCATCCCTCGGAGACCCAAGAAGCCACCGAGGAGGACTTTGAGGCGGTCGTGAACTGGTGTTCGCACCCGAGTGTGGTGGCGGTGGGAGAGAGCGGCCTAGACTACTACTGGGACCGGTCGTTTGACGACCGCCAGAAGCGCTTTTTCCGCAAGCACATCCGCCTGGCCATCGAGGCCGACCTGCCCCTCGTGATTCACAACCGCGATGCCGCGGAGGACATACTCGCCATTCTTGAGGAGGAGTACGTGCGGGCCGAGGTTCCGGAGAAAATGCGCGGGATTCTTCACTGCTACGTCGATCCGCCCCGGATCGCCGAGCGGGCGTGGAATCTGGGCTTTTACGTCGGCGTGGGGGGCATCATGACCTTCTCCAACAGCGACGTCGACCAGTACGTGAAGGAGGTCCCGCTCGAGCACATTGTCGTGGAGACCGACAGCCCGTACCTGGCCCCAGAGCCAAACCGGGGCGACCGCAACGAGCCGGCCTACGTCCGACACGTTGCGGAGCGGCTTGCCGAGATCAAGGATCTTCCGCTGGAGACGGTCGCCGAGGTTACGACCCAGAATGCCCGGGCGATTTACGAGCTGGACGATGCGGGGTAACGGCCAAAAAAGCGGGTCCGAAAAACTGCTCAGAAGCTGTTTTTCGGATAGACATTCAGCTGAGACACAGCGGGCGACGTGCACGAACGGCGCCCAAGCAGGCCCTGTAGCGGAGGCCGAGCAGAAGCGAGATCGTGCCCCTGATGAGCCACCGGGCGCGTGCCGAACCCGGTCTGCGCGGGGAACGCAGTGCCCGAGTCGTCCCTGGGCTGCACAAGATCCGCGAGGTCGCAGCGCTGGGAGCGCAGCGACCGAGTACCCACCGGGGGCCATAGACGTGCCGCCAAACAGCTCCTCAAGGCATAAAAAAACGCCCCGACCGGGACGTGCCGGTCGGGGCGTTTGGAGAGCCGCGGAGCGTTGGTCGCAAACGCTCACGGGGCGATGTAGAGGGGCGCGGCTGGGGAATCGATCCCCACTCCGCGTCCGAATGGTCAGTGCCTACTCGTCGTCGCCTTCATCGACGACCTCATAGTCGGCGTCCTGGACGTCCTCCTCGTCGGAGTCCGCGGCGCCGTTGCCGGAGGCCGGTCCCCCTGTAGGGCCGCCCGCGGGGCCCTCGGCCCCGGCCGCTGCACCAGCGCCCGCCGCGCCGGCACCCGCACCAGCCGCCGCGCCCTGTTGGGCCTGCTGCTGTTGGGCCTCGCGAATCTCCTCGCCGGCGGCGGACCACGCCGCGTTGAGCTCCTCGAGGGCGTCCTCCAGCGCGGTGATGTCCTCGTCGGCGCTGGCCGTCTCGAGCTCCTCGTTCAGCGCGTCGAGGGCCTCCTGGAGGGTCGACCGCTTGTCCTCCGGAATCTTGTCGCCGTACTCCTCGAGGCCCTGCTCCACGGAGTAGGCCATGGAGTTCGCCTCGTTGATCGTGTCGGCGCGCTCCTTGCGGCGCTCGTCCTCCTCGGCGTGCTGCTCGGCCTCCTCCTTCATCTTCTCGATCTCCTCGTCCGAGAGGCCGCTGTTCGCCTCCACGCGGATGGACTGCTCCTTGCCGGTGTCCTTGTCCTCGGCGGACACGTTCAGGATGCCGTCCGCATTGATGTCGAACGTGACCTCAATCTGCGGCGTCCCCCGCGGGGCCGGCGGGATGCCGTCCAGGTGGAAGCGGCCGAGCGTGCGGTTGTCCTTGGCCATCTCGCGATCGCCCTGCAGGACGTGCACCTCGACGGAGGTCTGGTTGTCGGCGGCCGTGGAGAAGACCTCGCTCTCCTTCGTCGGGATCGTGGTGTTGGCTTCGATCAGGGTCGTCATCACGCCGCCGAGCGTCTCGATGCCGAGGTTGAGCGGCGTCACGTCCAGCAGCAGCACGTCGTCGACGTCGCCACTGAGCACGCCGCCCTGTACGGCCGCGCCGAGGGACACCACTTCGTCCGGGTTCACGGACTTGTTGGCCTGCTTGCCGAAGAAGTCCTCGACGGTCTCCTGCACAAGCGGCACGCGGGTGGATCCGCCAACCAGGATGACCTCGTCGACGTCGCTCTTGGAGTGCCCCGCATCGTCGAGGGCCTTCTCCATCTGTGGCACCGTCTTCTCGACCAGGTCTTCGATCAGGTTCTCGAAGGTGGCCCGGTTGAGGTCCATGTTCAGGTGCTGCGGCCCCTCGTCCGTGGCCGTAATAAACGGCAGGTTGATCGTCGTCGTCTTGGCGCTCGACAGCTCAATCTTGGCCTCCTCGGCGGCCTCCTTCAGCCGCTGCAGGGCCATCGGGTCGTCCCGGAGGTCGATGCCGGTGTCCTGCTCAAACTCGTCGGCAATGTGGTCGATGAGGCGCTTGTCGAAGTTGTCGCCCCCGAGGTGCGTGTCCCCGTACGTGGCGTTGACCTCGAAGACCCCATCGCCGAGCTCCAGGATGGAGACGTCGAAGGTGCCGCCGCCGAGGTCGTACACGGCGACCACCTGATCGCTCTCGTCGTCGAGGCCGTAGGCGAGGGACGCCGCGGTCGGCTCGTTGATGATGCGCTGCACGTTCAGGCCCGCAATCTCGCCGGCCTCCTGCGTGGCCTTCCGCTGCGCGTCGTTGAAGTACGCCGGCACGGTGATCACCGCGTCGGTGACCTCCTGGCCCAGGTAGTCCTCGGCCGTCTGCTTCAGCTTCTGCAGCACCACGGCCGAGATCTCCTGCGGGGTGTACTTCCGGTCCCCAATCTGGACGCGCGCCGTGTCGTTCTCGCCGCGGACGACCTCGTACGGGACCTCTTCAATTTCGTCCTCGACCTCGTCGTAGAAGCGGCCCATGAACCGCTTGATCGAGGACACGGTGTTCTCGGGATTCGTGATGGCCTGGCGCTTCGCCGGGGCGCCCACGAGGCGCTCGCCGTCGTCTTTGTAGGCCACGACGGACGGCGTGGTGCGCGATCCTTCCGCGTTTTCGATGACTTCGGGGTCGTCCCCTTCCATCACCGCCACGACCGAGTTCGTCGTGCCAAGGTCGATTCCAATGACTTTACCCATGAGTACGTGTGCGTTGGTTCGGATCAGTTCGAAAGTCGAAGGCGTGTCGGGGTCGAGGGGCAGCCGCCTTTCGGCGTCCCCAACTCTACATCGCCATGAGGAATGGTTCTCAAGAACAATGCCGCGCCGCACAGCCCCCGAAACAGTCCGTCAGAATGACAGGGTGGCAGGGCCGGGCCGGTCCATTTCCGCTGGCGGGGCGTCAGGTGTGGCACCGGGACGCCCGCACGCTGAAAAGTTTGCAGGACGGAGGCATGGTCCTTGGGATGCAACCGTGTCCCCTCCGTTTCCGTGCAAAATTTCACCAATATCGAAGGGGGCCTGAGATATTCCCGCGACTCGTGCTTATCGTGTGATTGTCATGTACACGTCTGCTGCCCTCCGGTACATTCCCAATCTTCTGACGGTCGGTCGGATTTTGGTGACCCCGTTGCTGCTCCTGCTCCTGTCGGTTCCGAGCAAGGCCGGCCAGATGAGTGCGGTCGTGCTCTTCGTGCTGGCGTCCTTGACGGACTACTACGACGGGGTGTTGGCCCGTCGGTACGGCGTGCGGTCGCGGCTCGGGCAGTACCTTGACCCCCTGGCGGATAAGATTCTGATTCTCGGGACCTTCATCGCCCTCGCCCTTGAGGCCCCCGACCTCGTCCCGTGGTGGGCCGTCGTGGCCATCGCCCTTCGCGACGTTGTCGTGACGGTCCTGCGGTCGTGGGCCGAAGCGTCCGGGCAGACGCTGCACACCTACCGCGTGGCGAAGGGGAAGACGATGCTGCAGGCCGCATTCCTATTCGGCGTGCTCACGCTCCGGGCCGCGACGCACTTTTCCCCGCCGCTTCGCGACGCCGCCCGGTGGCTGCTTTACGACAGCGGCCTGCCCGGGCTGGCCCTGACGGTCGTCGTCGGGTTTACGCTGGCCACGGGCGCGCTGTACGTGGTGGCGCCGGTGGAAGAGAAGGTGGAACTGGAGTAGCGTTCCCTCCCGCACTCGCGTCCTCGATTGACTGCTGTCGTCCGTGATGTCCCAGGACCTCTTCGCCCCATCGTCGACCGACCGGGCCCGCGCCCTCGCGGATGCCCTGCTGAGCATTGATGCCGTCTCGCTCCGCCCGCACGACCCGTTCACGTGGTCCTCGGGCCTCGCGGCGCCCATCTACTGCGACAACCGGCAGACCCTTGCCCATCCGTCCGTTCGCGAACGCATTGCGGACGGGTTTGCGGAGGCTGTACGGGAGTACGACGGGACGTCGCTCACCGTGGCGGGCACGGCCACGGCCGGCATCCCCCACGCGGCCTGGCTGGCCGACCGGATCGAGGCGCCGATGGCGTACGTCCGTGACTCGGCCAAAGGGCACGGCCAGGGGCGGCGCATCGAGGGGGCACGGCCGGGGGCAGGGGACGAGGTTGTCGTGGTGGAGGATCTCATCTCGACGGGCCGATCCGCGTTGAACGCGGCGGCGGCCGTTCGCGAGACTGGGGCCAATGTCTCGGCCGTACTGGCCATCTTTTCGTACGGGCTGGACGCCGCCGCCACGGCCTTTCGGGAGGCCGGCGTGCCCTGCCATGTGCTGACGACGTTTCCCGTGCTGCTGGACGTGGCGCGCCGCCAGCACTCCCTCTCGGCAGACGCCGAGGCGCTCCTTAACGACTGGCAGGCCGACCCCGAGGCCTGGTCGCACGAACACGGCGGCTGAGCCGGTGTGCGCCCACCCTCCGGCTGATTCCCGAACCTGCCGGACTGGGGACGCCCCTTGTTTCCGCTCTCTTCTGGTTGCTTGTTCCCCTTGATGAAGGCACAGCTCCTGACCATCGGCGACGAACTGTTGATTGGCCAGACCACCAATACGAATGCCGCCTGGCTCGGGGGCAGGCTCAGTCGCCTCGGCGTTCGCATGACCCGGACGGTGACCGTCGGGGACGCCCGCGAGGCGATCTTCCGGGAGCTGGACCGGGCGTACGAGGAGGCCCGCCTCGTCATTTGCACCGGGGGGCTCGGCCCCACCCACGACGACCTCACGCGGACGGTCATCGCCGACTATTTTGGGGCCCCGCTCCAGACCGACCCGGACGTGCTGGAACGGGTTCGCCAGTACTACGACCGGCGAAACCGAGACGTGCCGCCGTCCGCCCCGGCCCTTGCCCAGCGGCCCGAGGGCTTTGAGACGCTCGACAATCCGGTCGGGGCCGCCGTGGGGCTGTGGCACGAGGCCCCGGACGGGCGGCTGATCGTGCTGCTGCCCGGCATCCCGGAAGAGATGACTGCCATCTTTGAGGCCTCGGTCCAGCCGCGGCTTGAAGAGCAGTCGGGCGTGGGCGAGGTGCGCCACCGGACCCTTGTGACGGCGGGGATCGGGGAGACGGCCCTGCAGGAGAAGCTGGGCGACCTGTCCGACGTGCTGGGGGACGACGTGTCCCTGGCGTACCTGCCCTCCACGAGCGGGGTGCGCCTGCGCCTCTCGGCCGACGCCCGGCAGACCACGGCGGGGGCGCGCCTGGACACGGTGGAGGCGGCAATCCGGGAGCGGGCGGGAGACGACATCATTGGCACCGGCGATGTGACCCTGGAAGCGGTGCTGGGGGACGCGCTGCGAGCGCGCGATGCCACAATTGCCAGTGCGGAGAGCGCGACGGGCGGGCTCATTGGGCACCGGCTGACGGGGGTGTCCGGGTCGTCCGACTACTACCTGGGAAGCGTGGTCGCCTACGCCAATTCCGCAAAGAAAACCGTCTTGGGCGTGGACGAGGCGGCGATCCGCGAGCACGGCGCCGTGAGCGAGGCGGTCGCCGTCCAGATGGCCGAGGGGGTGCGGGAGGCGCTCGGTACCACGGTGGGCGTGTCGACCACTGGCATCGCGGGGCCGACGGGCGGCACGCCCGACAAGCCGGTGGGCACCGTGTGGGTCGGGTACGCCGACGCGTCCGAACGGCACGCCCGGCGCCACCAGTTCGTAGAGGACCGTACGTTGAACAAGGAGCTCTTTGCGTCCGCCGCCCTCGAAGAGGCGCGCCGAACGCTGTCGGTGTAGGGCCGAACGGCCGGGCCGCCGAGCCCATCGGCCGCCGCGCCCCGTGGGTCACCACCGCCGGACCCGTCGGAGGGCGTGCCGCACTACGGGAAAGCACTCACGTGTCATTTGCCAACCAACCCATTCGCGCATCCATGCGAGCCGTTCGCGTTCCCGACCCCGGCGCCCCGTCCGCCATGACCATCGGCGAGGTGCCGACCCCGACGCCCGGGGCCGACGAGGTCCGTGTGCAGGTACACGCCACGGCCCTCAACCGCGCCGATACGTTCCAGCGCCGCGGTCACTACGCCCCGCCGGAAGGGGCCTCTTCCATCATGGGCCTTGAAATGGCTGGCGTCGTTCAGGAGACCGGACCCGACGTGACCGACTGGCACGAAGGAGACCGCGTCTTCAGCCTGCTGGCCGGGGGCGGATACGCCGAGCAGGTGGTCGTCCACAAGGACCTACTGATGGCCGTCCCGCCGGGTCTCTCCATGCGGGAGGCGGCGGCAATTCCGGAGGTGTTCCTGACGGCGTACCAGGCGCTGCACTGGCTCGGGGGGCTGCAGCGCGACCACGAGGTCCTCGTCCACGCCGGCGCCAGCGGCGTGGGGACCGCCGCCATCCAGCTCGCGCGGGAGGCCGGCGCGCGCCCCTACATTACGGCCTCGGCCCCGAAGCACGATCTCTGCCGCGATCTGGGGGCGGCGGCCACCATCGACTACGAGTCGGAGGACTTCGCCGCCCGGGTCGACGATCTCACGGGCGGAGCGGGGGTGGACGTCGTGCTCGACTTTATCGGCGCGCCGTACTTTCACCAGAACGTGGAGGCCCTGTCCGTGGACGGCCGCATCGTGCAACTCGCGACCCTCGGGGGGAGCACCGTCGAGGAGGTGAGCCTGCGCGCCCTGATGGCCAAACGCATTCAGCTCTTGACCTCGACGCTTCGCGACCGAAGCCTCGACTACAAGGTGCAGCTGACCCAAGAGTTTGCGGGGGACATCGTGCCCAAGTTCGTGGATGGGCAGCTTCGTCCCGTGATCGACTCGACCTACGACTGGACCGAGGTGGCCGACGCCCACCGGCGCATGGAAAATAACGCAAACGCCGGCAAGATCGTCCTCCAAGTGGTCTCGTAGACCGACACACGAACGCCCCGAGTCCTCGGCTGAGAACCCGGGGCGGAGGAAGAGCACCGACCGAGCGCGTTGACGTCTACGTCAGGCTCGCGTCGAGCGTGATCTCCGTGCCGGCGAGGGCCTTCGAGACCGGGCAGCCCTCCTTGGCCGCCGCGGCGTGCTCGTCGAACGTGTCCGCGTCGAGGCCCGGCACGGACGCCTCCGTCGTCAGGTGGATCCCGGTGATGGTCGGATCCCCCTCGACCATCTGGAGCGTCACGTCCGCCGTGGTGTTGACCGATTCGGGGTCGTGCCCGGCCTCGGCCAGGACGTTGGACAGGGCCATCGAGTAGCAGCCTGCATGGGCGGCGGCAATCAGCTCTTCAGGATTGGAGCCGTCTCCGTCCTCGAAGCGGGAGCGAAACGAGTAGGCGCCCTCGTAGGCCCCGCTTTCAAGCTGCATGGTGCCGCTGCCGTCGGGCAGGTTGCCGGTCCACGTTGCGTCCGCAGAACGAGTAGGCATAGATGGATGTGTGGGTTGGTGGTTGGGGATGTCAGAGGTCACACACTGCAAATGCGTGCCCCCCTGCACGTTCCTCCCCGGCCCCGCTTTTCGGAAAGAACACACCAGCACCGGCCCCGCCCATCGGGGCTACGCCGCCTCGTCGCTGCCGTCGAGCTCGTCGAGGTGCACGTCCATCTGCGGGTAGGGGATGCCGATTTCGGCCTCGTCGAGCTTGTACTTGACCTGCCGGGTTAGCTCCTGCTTCAGGCGAAAGTAGTCGTCGGGCGTGGCCCACACGCGCACCTGCCAGTTGATGGACGAGCCTCCCAGGGCTGTGAGCGCGGCCTGTTCGCCCTTCTCTGTGACCCGGTCGTCAACGTTCCGGGCGGCCTCGAGTAGGACCTCCCGGGTGGCGTCGATATCGGCGGGATAGTCAGTGCCCACGTCGCAGTCCACCCGGACGACATCGTGGGCAAAAATGTTGCGGATGGTGGACCCGAAGATGTCGCCGTTGGGCACAATGATAAGCCGGTTGTCCCGGGTGGTCAGTCGCGTAAAGAAGAGGGAGATGTCGCGCACAAAGCCGGTTTCATCGGCAATCTCGACGTAGTCGTCCACCTTAAAGGGCCGGAAGATCAGCAGCATGATGCCGGCAGCAAAGTTGGCGAGGGTGCCCTGCAGGGCGAGGCCCACCGCGAAGCTGGCGGCGGCCAAGACGGCGACGAAGCTGGCCGTTTCGACGCCGACCGTTTCCAGACCGGCGAAGATCGCTAGCAGGAAGATGGCGTAGTACGCGAAGTTGCCGGCAAACTTCGTCAAGGTCGTATCGACCTTCGGCTTGTCGAGACCGCCCCGAATTACATCGCGAACCTTGGTCGCTACGTACCGCCCCACGACGAGAA is part of the Salinibacter ruber DSM 13855 genome and encodes:
- the pgsA gene encoding CDP-diacylglycerol--glycerol-3-phosphate 3-phosphatidyltransferase, whose product is MYTSAALRYIPNLLTVGRILVTPLLLLLLSVPSKAGQMSAVVLFVLASLTDYYDGVLARRYGVRSRLGQYLDPLADKILILGTFIALALEAPDLVPWWAVVAIALRDVVVTVLRSWAEASGQTLHTYRVAKGKTMLQAAFLFGVLTLRAATHFSPPLRDAARWLLYDSGLPGLALTVVVGFTLATGALYVVAPVEEKVELE
- the pyrE gene encoding orotate phosphoribosyltransferase translates to MSQDLFAPSSTDRARALADALLSIDAVSLRPHDPFTWSSGLAAPIYCDNRQTLAHPSVRERIADGFAEAVREYDGTSLTVAGTATAGIPHAAWLADRIEAPMAYVRDSAKGHGQGRRIEGARPGAGDEVVVVEDLISTGRSALNAAAAVRETGANVSAVLAIFSYGLDAAATAFREAGVPCHVLTTFPVLLDVARRQHSLSADAEALLNDWQADPEAWSHEHGG
- a CDS encoding TatD family hydrolase, which encodes MIIDTHAHLYLDQFDEDRDAVLRRAWGAEVDVVVMPAIDVPSIQQAVDLCEEYDGLYAMAALHPSETQEATEEDFEAVVNWCSHPSVVAVGESGLDYYWDRSFDDRQKRFFRKHIRLAIEADLPLVIHNRDAAEDILAILEEEYVRAEVPEKMRGILHCYVDPPRIAERAWNLGFYVGVGGIMTFSNSDVDQYVKEVPLEHIVVETDSPYLAPEPNRGDRNEPAYVRHVAERLAEIKDLPLETVAEVTTQNARAIYELDDAG
- a CDS encoding NAD(P)H-quinone oxidoreductase is translated as MRAVRVPDPGAPSAMTIGEVPTPTPGADEVRVQVHATALNRADTFQRRGHYAPPEGASSIMGLEMAGVVQETGPDVTDWHEGDRVFSLLAGGGYAEQVVVHKDLLMAVPPGLSMREAAAIPEVFLTAYQALHWLGGLQRDHEVLVHAGASGVGTAAIQLAREAGARPYITASAPKHDLCRDLGAAATIDYESEDFAARVDDLTGGAGVDVVLDFIGAPYFHQNVEALSVDGRIVQLATLGGSTVEEVSLRALMAKRIQLLTSTLRDRSLDYKVQLTQEFAGDIVPKFVDGQLRPVIDSTYDWTEVADAHRRMENNANAGKIVLQVVS
- a CDS encoding OsmC family protein; the encoded protein is MPTRSADATWTGNLPDGSGTMQLESGAYEGAYSFRSRFEDGDGSNPEELIAAAHAGCYSMALSNVLAEAGHDPESVNTTADVTLQMVEGDPTITGIHLTTEASVPGLDADTFDEHAAAAKEGCPVSKALAGTEITLDASLT
- a CDS encoding competence/damage-inducible protein A; this translates as MKAQLLTIGDELLIGQTTNTNAAWLGGRLSRLGVRMTRTVTVGDAREAIFRELDRAYEEARLVICTGGLGPTHDDLTRTVIADYFGAPLQTDPDVLERVRQYYDRRNRDVPPSAPALAQRPEGFETLDNPVGAAVGLWHEAPDGRLIVLLPGIPEEMTAIFEASVQPRLEEQSGVGEVRHRTLVTAGIGETALQEKLGDLSDVLGDDVSLAYLPSTSGVRLRLSADARQTTAGARLDTVEAAIRERAGDDIIGTGDVTLEAVLGDALRARDATIASAESATGGLIGHRLTGVSGSSDYYLGSVVAYANSAKKTVLGVDEAAIREHGAVSEAVAVQMAEGVREALGTTVGVSTTGIAGPTGGTPDKPVGTVWVGYADASERHARRHQFVEDRTLNKELFASAALEEARRTLSV
- a CDS encoding mechanosensitive ion channel family protein, which codes for MNDLLSQSQDYLNAETIQMLGSYVLSIVAFVLILVVGRYVATKVRDVIRGGLDKPKVDTTLTKFAGNFAYYAIFLLAIFAGLETVGVETASFVAVLAAASFAVGLALQGTLANFAAGIMLLIFRPFKVDDYVEIADETGFVRDISLFFTRLTTRDNRLIIVPNGDIFGSTIRNIFAHDVVRVDCDVGTDYPADIDATREVLLEAARNVDDRVTEKGEQAALTALGGSSINWQVRVWATPDDYFRLKQELTRQVKYKLDEAEIGIPYPQMDVHLDELDGSDEAA
- the dnaK gene encoding molecular chaperone DnaK; this encodes MGKVIGIDLGTTNSVVAVMEGDDPEVIENAEGSRTTPSVVAYKDDGERLVGAPAKRQAITNPENTVSSIKRFMGRFYDEVEDEIEEVPYEVVRGENDTARVQIGDRKYTPQEISAVVLQKLKQTAEDYLGQEVTDAVITVPAYFNDAQRKATQEAGEIAGLNVQRIINEPTAASLAYGLDDESDQVVAVYDLGGGTFDVSILELGDGVFEVNATYGDTHLGGDNFDKRLIDHIADEFEQDTGIDLRDDPMALQRLKEAAEEAKIELSSAKTTTINLPFITATDEGPQHLNMDLNRATFENLIEDLVEKTVPQMEKALDDAGHSKSDVDEVILVGGSTRVPLVQETVEDFFGKQANKSVNPDEVVSLGAAVQGGVLSGDVDDVLLLDVTPLNLGIETLGGVMTTLIEANTTIPTKESEVFSTAADNQTSVEVHVLQGDREMAKDNRTLGRFHLDGIPPAPRGTPQIEVTFDINADGILNVSAEDKDTGKEQSIRVEANSGLSDEEIEKMKEEAEQHAEEDERRKERADTINEANSMAYSVEQGLEEYGDKIPEDKRSTLQEALDALNEELETASADEDITALEDALEELNAAWSAAGEEIREAQQQQAQQGAAAGAGAGAAGAGAAAGAEGPAGGPTGGPASGNGAADSDEEDVQDADYEVVDEGDDE